AGCAGCCGGTTGGCGATCCGGGGGGTGCCGCGCGAGCGCGAGGCGATCTCGGCCGAGCCGCCGTCGGTGAGGTCGACCCCGAGCAGACCCGCAGAGCGGTGGACGATCCGGTCGAGCTCGGCTGGCTCGTAGTACTCCAGGTGGGCGGTGAACCCGAACCGGTCGCGCAGGGGTCCGGGGAGCAGCCCGGCGCGGGTGGTGGCCCCCACCAGGGTGAAGGTGGGGATCTCCAGCGGGATGGCGGTCGCCCCCGGTCCCTTGCCGATGACCACGTCGACCCGGAAGTCCTCCATGGCCATGTAGAGCATCTCCTCGGCCGGCCGCGACATCCGGTGGATCTCGTCGACGAAGAGGACGTCGCCCTCGTTGACCGCACTGAGGATCGCCGCCAGGTCGCCGGCGTGGGTGATGGCGGGCCCGCTGGTCAGACGCAGCGGCACGCTCATCTCGGCCGCGATGATCATCGCCAGCGTCGTCTTCCCCAGCCCGGGGGGACCCGAGAGCAGCACGTGGTCGGGCGCCCGGCCGCGCTGGCGGGCAGCCTCCAGCACCAGGCCCAGCTGGTCCCGGACCCGGGCCTGGCCGACCACCTCGTCCAGGGAGCGCGGACGCAGCGCGGCCTCGACCGCCCGCTCGTCGCCGTCCGCCTCGGCCGCGGTCAGCGAGCGCAGGTACTCCTCCTCGCCGGCACGGAGCATCTCCTCGGGGTCCATCTCAGGCCTTCCTCAGCGTCTGCAGGGCAGCCCGCAGCAGCGCGGCGACGTCCGGCTGGTCGCCCGCCTGGTCGGCGACCTCCTCGACGGCCCGGTCGGCCTCGCGGACCGACCAGCCGAGCCCGACCAGGCCCTGCTGGACCTGGGCCCGCCAGGGCGCCTCGGCCGGCACGACGGCCTGCCCCGGTCCGGTGGGGCCGACGACCCCCATCCGGTCCTTGAGCTCGAGGATGATCCGCTGGGCGCCCTTCTGCCCGATGCCGGGCACCTGGGTGAGGGTCTTGACGTCCTCGGTGCCGATGGCCCGGCGCAGCACGTCGGGGCTCAGCACGGCGAGGATCGCCTGGGCCAGCTTGGGCCCGACCCCGCTGGCGGTCTGGACGAGCTCGAAGCAGGTCTTCTCGTCCTCGTCGGTGAAGCCGAAGAGGGTCAGCGAGTCCTCCCGCACCACCATGCTGGTGGGCAGGGTGACCTCCTGGCCGGTGCGCAGGGTGGCCAGGGTGCCGGGCGCGCACATCAGCTCCAGGCCGACGCCGCCCACCTCCAGCACGGCGCTGGACAGGGTGACGGCCGCGACGCGGCCCCGGACGAACGCGATCATGCAGGTCTCCTGGTGGTGGGGCGTCGTACGGCCGCGCGCGCCGGCGCCCGCTGGCCGGACCGGCCCGCGGTCCTGACGGCGGCCGCGAGCTGGGCGGCCTGGGCCTCGGCGGCGGCCGCCAGGCGTGAGCTCGCCCCGCCGCGCCAGATGTGGGTGATCGCCAGCGCCAGGGCGTCGGCGGCGTCGGCGGGCTTCGGCGGCGCGTCCAGCCGCAGGATCCGGGTGACCATCGCCCCGACCTGGGCCTTGTCCGCGCGCCCACTGCCCGAGACCGCGGCCTTGACCTCGCTGGGGGTGTGCAGGGCGACCGGCAGCCCGCGGCGGGCCGCGGCGACCAGCGCGATCCCGCTGGCCTGCGCGGTCCCCATGATGGTGCTCGAGTCGGAGCGGGCGAAGACCCGTTCCACCGCCACCGCGTCCGGCTGGTACTCGTCGAGCCAGGCGTCGATGCCGCGCTCGATCGTGACCAGGCGCTCGGCGATCGGCAGGGTGGAGCTGGTGCGCAGCACGTTGACGTCGACCAGGCTCAGCGGCCGTCCGACCTCGCCCTCGACCATCCCGATGCCGCACCGGGTCAGGCCAGGGTCGATCCCCAGGACACGCATCGCCACCCTCTCGTCCGAACGTGTGTTCGCACGCCACGCTAACCCGAACCGGCCCTCCCCCGGCGGCGACACGCGAGGCGCCCCGCCAGGGGCCGGGCCACATCGGGGTCGGGCTCGGCTCAGCCCTCGAGCTCGGCCATCACCTCGTCGGGCACGTCGACGTTGGCGAAGACGTTCTGCACGTCGTCCAGGTCCTCCAACGCGTCCATCAGCCGCATCACCTTGCCGGCGGCGTCGGCGTCGACCGGGATCTCCATGCTCGGCACGAACTCGACCTCGGCCGAGTCGTAGTCGATGCCGGCCGCCTGGAGCGCGGTGCGGACCTCGACCACGTCCGTGGCCTCGGCCAGCACCTGGAAGGACTCGTCGAACTCGTTCACGTCCTCGACGCCCGCCTCGAGGGTGGCCTCGAGCACGTCGTCCTCGCCGACCTGGCGCCCCTCCTGGTCCTTGGGCACCATCACCACGCCCTTGCGGGAGAAGAGCCGGGAGACCGAGCCGGGGTCGGCCATCGTGCCGCCGTTGCGGGTGACCGCGGTCCGGACCTCCATCGCTGCCCGGTTGCGGTTGTCGGTGAGGCACTCGACCAGGAAGGCCACGCCCTGCGGGCCGTAGACCTCGTACATGATCGTCTGGTACTCGGCGCCGCCCGCCTCCGCACCGGAGCCGCGCTTGACGGCGCGGTCGATGTTGTCGTTGGGCACCGAGGACTTCTTGGCCTTCTGGATCGCGTCGTAGAGCGTCGGGTTGCCCGCGGGGTCACCGCCGCCCTGGCGCGCCGCGACCTCGATGTTCTTGATCAGCTTGGCGAAGAGCTTGCCGCGCTTGGCGTCGATCGCGGCCTTCTTGTGCTTGGTCGTTGCCCACTTGGAGTGGCCTGACATGAGTCCCTCTATCAGTGTCGGAAACGGCTTCTCGGGGTGCAGCTGGGGTCGGTGCGTCCTCAGGCCGATCGCACCAGGTCCACGAACAGGCCGTGGATCCGGTCGTCGCCGCCGACCTCAGGGTGGAACGAGGTCGCCATCAGGGAGCCTTGACGGACCGCCACGATCCTACCCGTGGCCGGACCCGTGCCGACCCGAGCCAGCACCTCCACGTCGTCGTCGGCGTCCTCGACCCAGGGTGCCCGGATGAAGACGGCGGGCACCGGGTCCACCAGCCCCGACACCGCCAGGCGCTCCTCGAAGGAGGCGACCTGGCGGCCGAACGCGTTGCGGCGCACCGTGACGTGCAGCCCGCCCACGGTCTGCTGACCGGCGGCGCCGTCGGCCACCCGGTCGGCCAGCAGGACCATCCCGGCACAGGTACCGAAGACGGGAAGGCCGGCACGCACCGCCTCCCGCAACGGCTCGAGCAGACCGGTCAGGCCGGCGAGCCGGGCGATGGTGGTCGACTCCCCGCCCGGCAGCACCAGCCCGTCGCAGGTGGCTAGCTCGGCGGGACGCCGGACCGGCCGGGCGCGAGCCCCCAGGGCACCCAGCGTGGTCAGGTGCTCGTGGACGTCGCCCTGGAGCGCCAGCACGCCGATGGTGGGGGTCACGGACGCCGATCCTAGGGCGGCGCCGGCCTGTCCCGCGCCGTGTCCAGAGCCGCGTCCCGCACCCTGTCCGGCACGGTGCCTCCACCTGGTGACGTGGCGGGCCGACGTGCGGCACACTCGCGGGATGGGCGGAGTCTGGGGGCACCCTCCGGCGGCGCGGGTACCGGCGTCGCTGCGTCCGTACGTGGACGCGATGTTCGGCTACTCCGCGGACGGCCTGACGCCCGGCGTCCACCGCGGTCTCCCCTCGCACGGCCTGACCCTGGTGCTGAGCCTGGAGCAGCCGCTGCGCACCGCCCCCAGCGAGGAGGACTGGGCCCGTGGCGTCCGGGACGCGCAGTGGGTCTCGCTGGGCGGCCTGCACACCCGGGCAGCGATGGTCGAGAACCCCGGGCGGTGGCTCGGGGTGCAGCTCACCCTGCACCCCCTCGGGGCCCGCGGGCTGCTGGGCGCGCCTGCGGCCGCGCTCCCGGTGGGCAGCTGGGACGCCCGGGACCTCCTGGGTGCCGAGGTCGACCGGGTGGTCGAGGAGCTGCACGCCGCCACCGACTGGGCAGACCGGTACGCCGCGGTGCTGGCGTTCCTCGGACGGCGACGGCGGGCGGTCGCCCGCGGCGCCGAGCCGCCCGTGCCCCGTCCCGAGGTCCGCCACGCGTGGCGGCTGCTCACGCGTGAGCCCGCACGCCCGGTCCAGGCCGTCGCCGCGGAGGTCGGCTACAGCCGTCGACGGCTCGGTCAGCTGCTCGCCGCCGAGGTCGGGCACGGCCCCAAGACCGTCCAGCGGCTGGCCAGGTTTGACGCGGCCCGGCGTGCCGTGGCACGTGCCTCGAGCGCAGGCGACCCGCTCGCGCAGGTCGCCGCCCGGGTCGGCTACTACGACCAGTCGCACCTGGTGCGCGACTTCCACGAGTTCGCCGGGCTGGGTCCCACGGCCTGGCTGGCCGCGGAGCGGGGAGCGCAGGAGTTCCCGAATCTCCAAGTCGGGCAGCAGGGCGACGGGGCAGCCTGAGGGCATGAGCAACCACCACGAACCCACTGTCTGGCCGGCCTTCCAGGCCCACGACCCCGACCTGCTGATCCGCACCCTGGTCGCCCTCGGCTTCGAGGAGACCGCGGTCTACCGCGACGACGACGGCATCGTCCAGCACTCCCAGCTCGACTGGCCCGAGGGAGGCGGGGTGATGCTCGGCTGCCACAAGCCCGAGGGTCCGTTCACCCAGCAGCCGGGCACCACCTCGGCGTACGTCGTGACCACCGACGTGGACGCGGTCTGGCAGCGCGCCGTGGACGCCGGGCTCGAGCCGGGCAAGGTGGAGGAGAAGGACTACGGCGGTCGCGAGTTCCGGCTCAGCGACCCCGAGGGGAACCAGTGGTCATTCGGCACCTACGCCGGGGAGCCGCGACGCCGTTGAGGCGGTCGCGGCGGCTCACCAGCCGCGCTCGGAGAGCCGGTGCGGCTGGGCCACCTCGTCGACGTTGAGGCCGACCATCGCCTCACCCAGCCCGTGAGAGACCCTGGCGACCACGTCCGGGTCGTCGAAGAAGGTGGTCGCCTCGACGATCGCCGCAGCGCGCCGCGCGGGGTCACCGGACTTGAAGATGCCGGAGCCCACGAAGACCCCCTCGGCCCCCAGCTGTCGCAGCATCGCGGCGTCGGCGGGGGTGGCGATGCCGCCGGCGGTGAAGAGCACCACAGGCAGTCGCCCGGCCTCGGCGACCTCCCGGACCAGCTCGTACGGCGCCTGCAGCTCCTTGGCCGCGACGTAGAGCTCGTCGGGCGACAGGCCGTGCAACCGACGCAGCTCGGCGCGGAGCGTACGCATGTGGGTGACCGCGTTGGAGACGTCGCCGGTGCCCGCCTCGCCCTTGGACCGGATCATCGCCGCGCCCTCGGCGATCCGGCGCAGGGCCTCCCCCAGGTTGGTCGCACCGCAGACGAAGGGCACGGTGAAGGCCCACTTGTCGATGTGGTGGGCATAGTCGGCCGGGGAGAGCACCTCGGACTCGTCGATGTAGTCCACCTCGAGGCTCTGCAGCACCTGCGCCTCGGCGAAGTGGCCGATCCGGGCCTTGGCCATCACCGGGATCGAGACCGCCTGCTTGATCCCCTCGATCATGTCGGGGTCGCTCATCCGCGAGACCCCGCCCTGGGCGCGGATGTCCGCGGGGACCCGCTCCAGCGCCATCACGGCCACCGCGCCCGCGTCCTCGGCGATCCTGGCCTGCTCGGGGGTGACCACGTCCATGATCACGCCCCCCTTGAGCATCTCGGCCATGCCGCGCTTCACGCGCGTGGTGCCGGTGGTGCTCGCAGTCGTCGCCGTGGCGTTCTCAGTCATACCAGGACACTAGGGGCCGCCCGGGTCAGGCGGTGGCCTCGTCCGTCGACCGGATGCTCGCGTCCGACAGCAGGCCCACGCGCCTGACTGCGCCCGCTAGGACGCGGTCGGCCGCGGTGAGGGCTCGGTGTCGGCATCGGTGAACGCCCGGCCGCCGCCGAAGGTGTCGCCGACGTGGCGACCGGCCACCACCGCGAAGTCGCTGGGACGGGTCCGGAGGTGGGCCGTCACCCGGTCCACCGGTCCCGGGTCCTCCCCCGCGACCACCAGGATGTTCCCCGCGCGGCGCCCCCGCCGGGTCGCCTGCTCCAGGTGGACCGAGGCGGCACCGAACGTGGTGTGGAGCCCGGCGAGCACCCGTCGGATCCACGGGAAGGGAGCCCGGTCAACCAGGTTGAGCAGCAGCAGCCCACCCGGCTCCAGAACGCGTCCTGCCTCCGTGAAGCACTCCGAGGTGACCAGGTCCCCGGGCACCCGGCCGTCGGCGAAGGCGTCCACCAGGACCACCTCGACGCTGTCGTCCCGGAGCGCCGCCAGGCCGGTACGCCCGTCCTGGGGCCGCACCTTGATCCCGCTGCGCGGGGGCAGTGGCAGCTGGGAGCGGACGAGTGCGGTCAGCTCCTCGTCCGGCTCCAGCACGACCTGCGGGGAGCGAGGACGGGTGGCGGCCACGTAGCGGGGCAGGGTGAGCCCCGCCCCACCGACGTGGACGACCCGGACCGGGCGTCCCGGTGGGGCGAACCCGTCGAGCACGTCGCCGAGCCGGCGGACGTAGTCGAAGGCGAGGAACTCCGGGTCGTCCAGGTCCACGTAGGACTGCGCCTGGCCGTCCAGGCGCAGCACGAGCGCCGAGCGCCGCTCGGTCGGGACGATCTCGGCACCGCCGTGGGGGTCGCCCACCGTGGTCAGCCCGGGGCGTCGGTCGCGGCGAGCGCCTGGCGGCGGACGCTGAAGATTCGCTGCAGGACGGTCACGGTGCTCAGCGCGCCGAGCAGCGCCAGCCCCCAGGCGAAGACCAGCGGCTCGCCGGCGATCTCGGCCACGACCGCCGAGAGGCCGAGCAGCACCAGCCGGTCGGCGCGCTCCATGATGCCGACCCGCGCGGTGAACCCCACGGACTCGGCGCGCGCCCGGGCGTAGGAGGTCGAGACGCCGGTGACCAGGCACCACAGCGCCATCGCCTGGCCGAAGAGGGAGTCGCCCGGCCCCGCGAAGTAGAGCATCACCGAGCCGAAGACCACCGCGTCCGCGATCCGGTCCAGCGTGGAGTCGAGGAAGGCACCGAAGGCGCTGGTGCGCCCGCTGAGCCGGGCCATCGTCCCGTCGAGCAGGTCGAAGAGGGCGAAGACGGTGACCAGCACCAGCGCCGTCATCAGCTGCCCGCGCGGGGCGAACCAGAGCGCGGAGACACAGGTGAGCACGGTCCCGATGACGGTGATCGCGTCGGGGCCCAGGCCCAGGCGCAGCAGCAGACGGGCGATGGGCGCGATGAGGATCTTCGTGATGAGACCCCGGAGATGTTCGAGCATGGCGTGGGCAGGCTATCGGTCTTCGAGCGCGGCGCAGACCTCGGCCACGGCCGTCGGCGCGCCCGCGACGTACCACTCCACCCCGGCGACGCTCAGCCGGACCGTCCGGCCTCCCACCCCGCGGATGATCGCTGCCCCGGGCAGCTCGTCCCAGGGCGGCACCGAGTGCTGGCACAGCACGTGCAGCCGGCCCGAGGCGATCGCCATCGCGTCCATCGTGCCCGACCCCAGCATCCGCACCGTGGCGGCACCGTTGGCCATCCGCCCGAACGCCTCCCCCACCGGACCGCCGTAGAACGGCGGGTGCAGGTAGGTGGTCAGGCACGACTCGGCCAGCGGACGGTCCACCAGCGGGGCCATCGGGCGGCCGTTCACCGCCGGAGCCAGGTCCGGACCACCGACGTACGTGGAGGACGAGGCCTCGTGGTGCACGGCGCCGAGCAGCAGCCGGTCGCCGTCGCCGGCCCGCTCACGCAGGGCCAGGGCGGAACACCACCAGTCCAGCCCGGCCGCGAAGTTGTAGGTGCCGTCGACCGGGTCGATCACCCAGGTGCGACCGCTGGTGCCGACGTGGTCGGCACCCTCCTCCCCCAGGATCGAGTCGTCGGGGCGCAGTCGGCGCAGGGAGCGCACGATGAGCTCCTCGGCCGCCCGGTCCGCTGCGGTGACCACGTCGGAGACCGACGTCTTGGTCTCCACTGCCAGCCCCTCGGCGCGCATCCGGGCGGCGAGCTCGGCGGCCTCGCGCACCAGGCGGGAGGCCAGGGCGGCGTCGTCGGTCCCTGCGGCGGTCCCTGCGACCTGGCTCATGCGTCGTGGCTCATGCGTCCGGGCTCACGCGTCCCAGGCGCCGGCGAGCAGCTCCCGGGTGTCCGTCAGCAGCTGGGGCAGCGTCTTGGTGTGGCCGATGATCGGCATGAAGTTGGCGTCGCCGACCCACCGGGGCACCACGTGCTGGTGCAGGTGGGCGGCGATCCCGGCACCCCCGGCGGTGCCCTGGTTCATCCCGATGTTGAACCCCTCGGCGCGCGAGACCCGACGCAGCGTCCGCATCGCCTCCTTGGTCAGCCGGCCGATCTCGACCGCCTCCTCGTCGGTGGTCTCGGTC
The window above is part of the Nocardioides campestrisoli genome. Proteins encoded here:
- the ruvB gene encoding Holliday junction branch migration DNA helicase RuvB is translated as MDPEEMLRAGEEEYLRSLTAAEADGDERAVEAALRPRSLDEVVGQARVRDQLGLVLEAARQRGRAPDHVLLSGPPGLGKTTLAMIIAAEMSVPLRLTSGPAITHAGDLAAILSAVNEGDVLFVDEIHRMSRPAEEMLYMAMEDFRVDVVIGKGPGATAIPLEIPTFTLVGATTRAGLLPGPLRDRFGFTAHLEYYEPAELDRIVHRSAGLLGVDLTDGGSAEIASRSRGTPRIANRLLRRVRDYAQVRADGVLSREVARAALDLYEVDELGLDRLDRAVLDVLCRRFGGGPVGVSTLAVAVGEERETVEEVAEPFLVRQGFLARTPRGRVATAAAWQHLGLPLPASAALPADGILFEE
- the ruvA gene encoding Holliday junction branch migration protein RuvA, whose amino-acid sequence is MIAFVRGRVAAVTLSSAVLEVGGVGLELMCAPGTLATLRTGQEVTLPTSMVVREDSLTLFGFTDEDEKTCFELVQTASGVGPKLAQAILAVLSPDVLRRAIGTEDVKTLTQVPGIGQKGAQRIILELKDRMGVVGPTGPGQAVVPAEAPWRAQVQQGLVGLGWSVREADRAVEEVADQAGDQPDVAALLRAALQTLRKA
- the ruvC gene encoding crossover junction endodeoxyribonuclease RuvC, with the translated sequence MRVLGIDPGLTRCGIGMVEGEVGRPLSLVDVNVLRTSSTLPIAERLVTIERGIDAWLDEYQPDAVAVERVFARSDSSTIMGTAQASGIALVAAARRGLPVALHTPSEVKAAVSGSGRADKAQVGAMVTRILRLDAPPKPADAADALALAITHIWRGGASSRLAAAAEAQAAQLAAAVRTAGRSGQRAPARAAVRRPTTRRPA
- a CDS encoding YebC/PmpR family DNA-binding transcriptional regulator, yielding MSGHSKWATTKHKKAAIDAKRGKLFAKLIKNIEVAARQGGGDPAGNPTLYDAIQKAKKSSVPNDNIDRAVKRGSGAEAGGAEYQTIMYEVYGPQGVAFLVECLTDNRNRAAMEVRTAVTRNGGTMADPGSVSRLFSRKGVVMVPKDQEGRQVGEDDVLEATLEAGVEDVNEFDESFQVLAEATDVVEVRTALQAAGIDYDSAEVEFVPSMEIPVDADAAGKVMRLMDALEDLDDVQNVFANVDVPDEVMAELEG
- the pdxT gene encoding pyridoxal 5'-phosphate synthase glutaminase subunit PdxT produces the protein MTPTIGVLALQGDVHEHLTTLGALGARARPVRRPAELATCDGLVLPGGESTTIARLAGLTGLLEPLREAVRAGLPVFGTCAGMVLLADRVADGAAGQQTVGGLHVTVRRNAFGRQVASFEERLAVSGLVDPVPAVFIRAPWVEDADDDVEVLARVGTGPATGRIVAVRQGSLMATSFHPEVGGDDRIHGLFVDLVRSA
- a CDS encoding AraC family transcriptional regulator → MGGVWGHPPAARVPASLRPYVDAMFGYSADGLTPGVHRGLPSHGLTLVLSLEQPLRTAPSEEDWARGVRDAQWVSLGGLHTRAAMVENPGRWLGVQLTLHPLGARGLLGAPAAALPVGSWDARDLLGAEVDRVVEELHAATDWADRYAAVLAFLGRRRRAVARGAEPPVPRPEVRHAWRLLTREPARPVQAVAAEVGYSRRRLGQLLAAEVGHGPKTVQRLARFDAARRAVARASSAGDPLAQVAARVGYYDQSHLVRDFHEFAGLGPTAWLAAERGAQEFPNLQVGQQGDGAA
- a CDS encoding VOC family protein → MSNHHEPTVWPAFQAHDPDLLIRTLVALGFEETAVYRDDDGIVQHSQLDWPEGGGVMLGCHKPEGPFTQQPGTTSAYVVTTDVDAVWQRAVDAGLEPGKVEEKDYGGREFRLSDPEGNQWSFGTYAGEPRRR
- the pdxS gene encoding pyridoxal 5'-phosphate synthase lyase subunit PdxS, with the translated sequence MTENATATTASTTGTTRVKRGMAEMLKGGVIMDVVTPEQARIAEDAGAVAVMALERVPADIRAQGGVSRMSDPDMIEGIKQAVSIPVMAKARIGHFAEAQVLQSLEVDYIDESEVLSPADYAHHIDKWAFTVPFVCGATNLGEALRRIAEGAAMIRSKGEAGTGDVSNAVTHMRTLRAELRRLHGLSPDELYVAAKELQAPYELVREVAEAGRLPVVLFTAGGIATPADAAMLRQLGAEGVFVGSGIFKSGDPARRAAAIVEATTFFDDPDVVARVSHGLGEAMVGLNVDEVAQPHRLSERGW
- a CDS encoding spermidine synthase yields the protein MGDPHGGAEIVPTERRSALVLRLDGQAQSYVDLDDPEFLAFDYVRRLGDVLDGFAPPGRPVRVVHVGGAGLTLPRYVAATRPRSPQVVLEPDEELTALVRSQLPLPPRSGIKVRPQDGRTGLAALRDDSVEVVLVDAFADGRVPGDLVTSECFTEAGRVLEPGGLLLLNLVDRAPFPWIRRVLAGLHTTFGAASVHLEQATRRGRRAGNILVVAGEDPGPVDRVTAHLRTRPSDFAVVAGRHVGDTFGGGRAFTDADTEPSPRPTAS
- the pgsA gene encoding phosphatidylinositol phosphate synthase, with amino-acid sequence MLEHLRGLITKILIAPIARLLLRLGLGPDAITVIGTVLTCVSALWFAPRGQLMTALVLVTVFALFDLLDGTMARLSGRTSAFGAFLDSTLDRIADAVVFGSVMLYFAGPGDSLFGQAMALWCLVTGVSTSYARARAESVGFTARVGIMERADRLVLLGLSAVVAEIAGEPLVFAWGLALLGALSTVTVLQRIFSVRRQALAATDAPG
- a CDS encoding inositol monophosphatase family protein, yielding MSQVAGTAAGTDDAALASRLVREAAELAARMRAEGLAVETKTSVSDVVTAADRAAEELIVRSLRRLRPDDSILGEEGADHVGTSGRTWVIDPVDGTYNFAAGLDWWCSALALRERAGDGDRLLLGAVHHEASSSTYVGGPDLAPAVNGRPMAPLVDRPLAESCLTTYLHPPFYGGPVGEAFGRMANGAATVRMLGSGTMDAMAIASGRLHVLCQHSVPPWDELPGAAIIRGVGGRTVRLSVAGVEWYVAGAPTAVAEVCAALEDR
- a CDS encoding HIT family protein, which encodes MAPARSAHQDGIGRPDELERLWTPYRMAYIRGENKPTDPSSQECPFCRVPGLEDPDGLVVHRGETAYVVLNLYPYSSGHLMVCPYRHIADWTETTDEEAVEIGRLTKEAMRTLRRVSRAEGFNIGMNQGTAGGAGIAAHLHQHVVPRWVGDANFMPIIGHTKTLPQLLTDTRELLAGAWDA